The nucleotide window gtcgcaatgtaatgatgcaactctataaaactctggttaggccacacttggagtactctgtccagttcgggtcgcctcactattggaaggatgtggaagcattggaaagggtacagaggagatttaccagaatgctgcctggtttagagagtatgcattatgatcagagataaagggagctatggctttactctttggagagaaggaggatgagaggagacatgatagaggtgtacaagataataagaggaatagatagagtggatagccagcgcctcttccccagggcaccactgctcaatacaagaggacatggctttaaggtaaggggtgggaagttcaagggggatattagaggaaggttttttactcagagagtggttggtgcgtggaatgcactgcctgagtcaatggtggaggcagatacactcgtgaagtttaagagactactagacaggtatatggaggaatttatggtgggggcttatatgggaggcagggtttgagggtcggcacaacattgtgggccgaagggcccgtactgtgatgtactattctgtgttttatgttaaggttgagtcagtggtggggaaggcaaatgcaatgttagtattcattttgagaggacaagaatatacaACCAAGGATGTAATAccgaggctttatgaggcattggtgaagcctctcggtgtattgtgagcagttttgggccccttatttaagaaaggatatgcgaacattggagagggttcagagaaggtcaCACGATTGATTCTGAGAAGGAAATGATTATTgcatgaggagtgattgatggatGTTGGtcagtacttgctggaatttagaagaatgagggtggatgtCAGTGAAaacaattgaatattgaaaggcttagataaaaTAGATCTGGAGAAGAGGTATCCTATGGTGGTAGGGTCTAGGCCAGGTGTAAGCAACCTACAGCCTGCAGGCAATATCCAGACCGCAAAGGTGTTTTGAGCGGCCTGTGAgtaaatattgggatactatgcttatccggcccgTGAGTgtttttttccttattctgagtgctTCACGCGACAACACTGGACATGCATGgcatcttgttacactggccccaggttccattttgttccaaaccaaacactggtacaTAGGAATGACGGGCAGGCAGACTACCCTATTAATATATATCAGATACTCTCCGTGCACGTGCAGGATTTCAGACGGGATCGTTCAAAtatgtaaacagaaacagcatcactgtgttttaacaagaaatccacactaagtatccagatatttacatgtgctacgatacttgttgaataactcacgTTTCGAAATAAAATCTAAGAGAAAATTTctaatggcaatgaatgcaaaacgcaggaaggtagacactgagtgctGAAATTTCctggacactagattacttccTCATCGAGCAAGCTAGGAAATCTTTTTGTCTCActtgcctagaaaatgttgctgtgaagaaggtggcaaatatcaggcgACATTACGAGACCTGCCAtagtggaaattttaacaagtttactgggcaagcaaggaaagatgaagttgagcGAATGAAGGCTAGTTTCTGAAAACAAACATTATTTTTTGCCAAGAAAAACAGTGAAAATTAAGGAAATACCTGTGACAGCTATGAAGTCTCAAAGCAGAAAAGATGAtgccttttacagatggagagtttgtcaaagaagTCTACTGGCAGTGGTagatattgtttgtcctgaaaagaaatctttatttgcatctatcagcctgCCAGCAACAACAATCTCATGGTGAattgaagaaatgtcagcagatgttaagttgtttaagggatgcctgcaacaaattgcatttttttttcaattgcacTTGGTGAGAGCACAGACTTGAGACATtgctcaacttgcagtgtttgtgcgaggagtgacggcaacttttcaaatttttgaagagtttattcaattccttcctatgaaggacacggttactggagcagacatttttgaagctttgttgaaaatgatgtcagaaatgaaacttaatgtgtcgaagctaattggcatcacaactgatggggcaccagcaatggtAGCGACAGAAAAAAGGCATCATCACATTGCTGCAAGGGCAAATGGAAAACCTTGGAATCACGCAGAAACTGGTTAAAATACATTGCATTATCCATCAAGAGACACTATGTGCCAAGTCTTTGAAATTAAAGGATGTTATGGACATTGTTGTGAAGGCAGTGAATCTGATCCTATCTCGTGGATTGAATCATTGCCCATTTCAGCAGTTTTTGTTGGATACAGAGGCAGAATATGGGGACCTGGCTTATTTCTGCAATGTATGCTGGCTTAGCCGAGGGTGAATGCTGGAAAGTGTATTTGCATTGCATGAAGAGGTGGCAATATTCCATGAAAGCTTCACATTTTCGTGATCCTGATTGGCTTGCAACCTTGGCATTTCTTGTGGACATTACATCTCATTTAATTAGCCTGAATTTACAACTTCAAGGAAAAAAACAGCTGATACATGAGATGTAAGGTCATATTGTGGCCTTTGAAAGAAAGCTGCAATTGTGGGAGTACCAGCTTCAAAATGGAAATTGTGCACATTTCCCCACTTTTCAAAAAAGTAAAGCACAAGATCCAGGCCTTTTTGTGAATATGGTCCAAGAATTGAGAAGTTTTCATCTCATTTTGCTGATTTTCACTTgcatgcaaatgagttcaagctgtttgctactccatttgaagtggaagtggacactgcattAGAAATTTTTccaaatggaattgattgagatgcagtgtgatgacatattgagatcaaaatttcattctgaagatgtgtcagtgcttgatttctatagaaaatatactcatccaagtgggaagtatcctaacttagtggaccatacaaaaaagatggcatcattcTTCGGCAGCAtttatctgtgtgagcaattattctcaaaaatgaagcacaccaagaaccatttgagaacaagattgactgatgtCCAACTGGATAATGTCTCGCTCTTGGCATCagcaagtctgacacccaatattgagaagctttcaagcaacaaacagcatcaagtttcacattgatttatcaaCTGTTTGTGTTAAAATTTTCCTTTTTATTATACtcaatttaccaccattcaatgcatcaattaaatattttatgtttaaagataCTTTGTGTTCTGTTAATAGATTCAATAGATGCCctaattgaaataaattgcaactaaactgagttctttgattactaattggtatccttggttaagcacaaatgattttctagtatgtgttatttattaatttgaggcaagacataactagatgtatttaaatggataattccaatatttcaagtttttatgacatttatctggcccaccggcTGCTCATTAATATAcgatctggcccacagaggcaaaaaggttgccgacccctgctcTAGGCCAAagggcatagtctcagaatagagagacattcaTTTAAAATgtagataaggagaaatttctttagccagaatgtggtgaatctgtagatttcattgccacaggtgtcaGTGGATATattattgggtgtatttgaggcagagattgataggttctttattagtcagggcatggaagttgtggggagaaggcaggagaatgaagttgggaaGGAAGTAGattagccgtgatgaaatggcagagcagattagacaggcagaatggcctaattcagctcctgtcttatggtctatttatTCCCAAGATCTCCAGCCATTGCTCatctatcatccctgctagtgttcccttccaatgaGCTTCTCAATAGCAAGGTCCACTGCTTTGATGTTTTAGTGTAGACAGATTTGGTGGTCATTGACCATACTAGATTTGACACACTTCAGCAATATTTCATCTTGTTGGGTAGATGCCTGCATTTAAAGAGTTAGTTATAGAGCACATGATTTTTGTACTATATCCTGGAAGTCTCATGGTCCCATAGCCTTTATGTTTAAGTATTGCAGCTTCTATTGGTTGGTATCACAGACTGAACTGAAGTGTCTGAATCCGGGTTCTGTAGTGCCACAGACCTAGATATTGAACAACATGCTTGTGACTACTTCAGCTATGTCTTTAGCACTCACGATGTTGAGAATGGGCATGTTCTTGGAAACTGTTCCTCTCTTGATCTCCTCCAACCATTTGACTGTGCAGAATCATTCAGAACTGCATGTGCTGAAACTATGTCTTTGACTGTGGTGGGGCTTATCAATGACTGAAGCATTTCAGGTCTGAAATGAGCCATTCCTATTCCCATTGATACTGCAGATAGAACGCATCATCTGCATAGGAACCTCTGACAACCACTCCTCTTCTGCACCCATTATCTTTAACCatgacccaaacactgcttctacagaaggaCCATTATGTtaccagtgaaacctttcccagagtGTTACATGTGAATGATGTGACATGCAATATAAATAGTTGTTTCAATTGAGAACTTTAATGGAACATATTTTCTTTCAGtgaacaggtggcagagactgAGAGCTCCTCATTCTTCACACAGGAAGAACTGAGCAAACTGACGTCTGATTTTGAAACAGCTGGGGTGGAAAGTGTTAAACCACTGATAAAGAAGAAAATAACTGAGCTGAACAAAACAGAGCTTAACATCGCAGTGACAGGAGAAACAGGTACAGGAAAATCCACCTTCATCAATGCCATGAGAGGACTTCTGAGCACTGATCCGAGAGCAGCTAAATCTGGGACGACAGAAACAACAACAGAGCCAACCGGGTACTCACATCCCACTCTGCTCAATGTTCACTATTGGGACCTGCCAGGGATTGGATCTACGCGATTCACAGCAGCTAAATATCTCACAGAAATGCAATTCAAAAAATATGACTTATTTATCATCATCTCCACTACTCGATTCAAAGAAAATGACATGAAACTTGCCAGAGAGATTAAACGGCTGGGGAAAAGATTCTATTTTGTCCGCTCTAAGATTGAAGTTGATCTTGATTCCATGAGGGAAGAAAATCCGTCTtttaatgaagaagaagaagagctaGATAAGATTCGGAGGGACTGTGTGCAGAAGTTGAAAGAGGCAGAGATTCTGAGTCCAAAAGTGTTCCTGATTTCCAGTTTCAAAAAGGAGAAGTTTGATTTCAATCAGTTAAATGAAGAACTTGAACGTGATCTAAAGAATGTAAAGAAAATGATATTTGTCCTGGCGCTTCCAAATCTAAGTGTCAAGATCATCCAGAAGAAACATGAGATTCTGAATAAACATATCTGGATGTTTGCAACACTCTCTGGGGAATTGGGAACAGTCCCAGATTCCAACTTCTCTCTCAGTAGTGATAATGATGTGTTAATTGACGCCATTGTCCATTTCCAGAAAAGCTTGGGTCTGGATGATGCTTCTCTTCAGAGACTGGCTGAGAAAGCAGGAATACCTCTGGAAGGGCTGAAGGCAACAGTACAAACACCACTGCTGGGGGAAATAACCACAGATGCAATTATGAAGTTAAATTACGGTGCTGCTGTTgttgccatttctgccctggaattCGCTGTCGAATTAAACCCAATCCTTGGCTCCATTTTTAGGAAAGACTCCTCATTTCTCATGATGTACAACATACTGCGTGCTGCACTGAAGGATCTTACAGCGTCTGCAGAGATAGTAGTGAAAGTTGCCTGTGAAACTGATTAACTGAGCTGTACAAACATCTATCAATCAGTTTATATCATGCTGTGGTTAATAATTTGATGTCATATAACACCAAATCCTACTGTAATTCTACTCGATAATGTTCACTTCTACTGTATTAATTCCTGAAAATATTTCTCATTAAACTATATCTGCCTTCAGAAATGTAAGCAAAGGATGTACCCAATAAAAATTGGCCTGTTGAAGACACAGCTGGTTGGGTTGCTATACAGTAATCAGGAGCACATTGCATTATACAGCCAATTACCTGACTAAAAATATAACTGCACAGGCTAAAATGATAGTTGATACTTGGGTGCAGCGTATAAATGTATACATCAATTGAG belongs to Mobula hypostoma chromosome 10, sMobHyp1.1, whole genome shotgun sequence and includes:
- the LOC134353308 gene encoding interferon-gamma-inducible GTPase 10-like, encoding MGGSSSSEQVAETESSSFFTQEELSKLTSDFETAGVESVKPLIKKKITELNKTELNIAVTGETGTGKSTFINAMRGLLSTDPRAAKSGTTETTTEPTGYSHPTLLNVHYWDLPGIGSTRFTAAKYLTEMQFKKYDLFIIISTTRFKENDMKLAREIKRLGKRFYFVRSKIEVDLDSMREENPSFNEEEEELDKIRRDCVQKLKEAEILSPKVFLISSFKKEKFDFNQLNEELERDLKNVKKMIFVLALPNLSVKIIQKKHEILNKHIWMFATLSGELGTVPDSNFSLSSDNDVLIDAIVHFQKSLGLDDASLQRLAEKAGIPLEGLKATVQTPLLGEITTDAIMKLNYGAAVVAISALEFAVELNPILGSIFRKDSSFLMMYNILRAALKDLTASAEIVVKVACETD